The following are encoded in a window of Vigna unguiculata cultivar IT97K-499-35 chromosome 8, ASM411807v1, whole genome shotgun sequence genomic DNA:
- the LOC114194668 gene encoding L-ascorbate oxidase homolog: protein MMSLNMAVVLCFSLFAMVAVAEDPYRFFNWNVTYGDIYPLGVRQQGILINGQFPGPDIHSVTNDNLIINVFNSLDQPFLLSWNGVQQRRNSFEDGVSGTTCPIPPGGNFTYILQVKDQIGSFYYFPSLAFHKAAGGFGGIRILSRPRIPVPFDDPAGDYTVLIGDWYKLNHTDLRAILDGGSKLPFPDGILINGRGSNGASFNVEQGKTYRLRISNVGLENSLNFRIQNHKLKLVEVEGTHTVQTTYSSLDVHVGQSYSVLVTADQPAQDYYIVVSSRFTSTVLTSTAILRYSNSAGPVSGPPPGGPTIQIDWSLNQARSIRTNLTASGPRPNPQGSYHYGLINTTRTIILSSSAGIVNGKQRYGINSVSYLAPDTPLKLADYFKISGVFRVGSISDRPTGGGIYLDTSVLQTDYRTFVEIVIQNDEDVIQSYHLDGYSFFVVGMDGGQWTAASRNQYNLRDAVSRSTTQVYPKSWTAIYIALDNVGMWNLRSEFWARQYLGQQFYMRVYTTSTSIRDEYPVPKNALLCGRASGRHTRPL from the exons ATGATGTCGCTCAACATGGCGGTTGTGCTGTGTTTTTCTCTGTTTGCCATGGTTGCTGTCGCTGAAGATCCGTACAGGTTCTTCAACTGGAATGTTACTTACGGAGACATTTATCCACTTGGTGTTCGCCAACAG GGAATACTTATCAACGGTCAATTCCCAGGTCCAGACATTCATTCTGTTACCAACGACAACCTCATCATCAATGTCTTCAACAGTTTGGACCAACCCTTTCTCCTATCCTG GAACGGTGTGCAGCAGAGGAGGAACTCCTTCGAAGACGGGGTTTCGGGAACAACGTGTCCGATTCCACCGGGAGGGAACTTCACATACATACTTCAGGTGAAGGATCAGATTGGAAGCTTCTACTATTTCCCATCTCTTGCATTCCACAAAGCCGCGGGTGGATTCGGAGGTATTAGGATTTTGAGCAGACCCAGAATTCCAGTCCCTTTCGACGATCCCGCCGGTGATTACACTGTCCTCATTGGAGATTGGTACAAGTTGAACCACACG gATTTGCGGGCTATTCTTGATGGAGGTAGCAAGCTGCCTTTCCCTGATGGAATCCTCATCAATGGTCGTGGCTCTAACGGAGCATCTTTCAATGTGGAACAAG GAAAAACGTACAGGCTGAGAATATCAAATGTGGGGTTGGAAAATTCCCTGAATTTCCGCATACAGAACCACAAATTAAAGCTGGTAGAAGTGGAAGGAACGCACACGGTTCAAACAACCTACTCATCTCTTGACGTGCACGTGGGCCAGTCTTACTCTGTTCTGGTCACTGCGGATCAACCCGCTCAGGACTATTACATCGTGGTTTCTTCTCGATTTACATCTACAGTTCTCACCTCCACTGCCATTCTTCGCTACAGCAACTCCGCAGGCCCAGTATCAGGCCCACCCCCTGGTGGACCTACCATTCAGATTGATTGGTCTCTCAACCAGGCCCGCTCCATCAG GACGAACCTGACAGCAAGTGGACCAAGGCCGAACCCGCAAGGATCGTACCACTACGGTCTGATAAACACGACGAGGACCATCATACTGTCGAGTTCAGCTGGTATAGTGAACGGCAAACAAAGATACGGAATCAACAGCGTCTCTTACCTTGCTCCAGACACTCCTCTTAAGCTCGCCGACTACTTCAAAATCTCAGGTGTTTTCCGTGTCGGAAGCATTTCTGACAGGCCCACTGGTGGTGGCATTTACCTTGACACATCTGTTTTGCAAACCGACTACAGAACATTTGTGGAGATTGTCATCCAAAACGACGAAGACGTCATTCAGAGCTATCATCTCGATGGCTACTCTTTCTTTGTGGTTGG TATGGACGGAGGACAGTGGACAGCTGCTAGCAGGAACCAGTACAATCTTCGCGATGCAGTTTCGCGGTCCACCACTCAG GTATATCCCAAGTCATGGACTGCTATCTATATTGCTCTTGACAATGTGGGAATGTGGAACTTGAGATCTGAATTTTGGGCACGGCAATACCTTGGTCAACAGTTTTACATGCGCGTTTATACAACATCAACCTCAATCAGAGATGAATATCCTGTTCCCAAGAATGCACTGCTTTGTGGTAGAGCAAGTGGGAGACACACTCGACCCCTTTGA